In Scophthalmus maximus strain ysfricsl-2021 chromosome 16, ASM2237912v1, whole genome shotgun sequence, the following proteins share a genomic window:
- the telo2 gene encoding telomere length regulation protein TEL2 homolog, translated as MDSLNPNTEVRLKVAQCLRTLTACTHDEDIAAALHTLHSYVDEGPESFTTSVQRAEFRRAHYTRALQCLVSNVQADWLRRLAAAQRIELWDGLFLHGPPEQALLVLMEGIGSLRPSTNLDHLVSITERFLQSGRLADLLWSYCLETAPSDSPQLRETLLGRIVALPDLTANRLHPHNKPLFLPRQYYPLLASEMLTALERTCQALKDGSDCSLTFVAQTLGKVCIQGHSDVVLAVLAPRLSACTHSDMVWRRVCWKLLENVPQRWIESVLNGLVQAVSGPDAFGRIIGNLVLTNKKAQFVITHKLLLLHYKYKTQVLRIVLGYLAADRERRPLLIQVLRSVSQAWANPSAVKHTPLEQQLYVTKALLLSVNLLTDSELQELRSELLQCLLGGMQSHLDSNVVQIRRVGMVVGECLSTRMDISGTKLKFEYEQDEDTRELLSLMTPAVTSDEPVNGDDSLQETREVTPTPQKASSENKTGPRSSKTDPDSDLDSDDELTPYDMSGDQEISQASPPRYLRDCLETLISSEDPARVELSLRVAESLVRKNAFATREISVQLTKVLLHMEDKYSINGFLSLRQATMVALAATDCIPVTQYLTTEFYSLNYSLRQRLDILEVLALAAQELSKPITEKRDPSVGTAANTDLTLYPGDNPVHWRQVVEKRIQSNTKRLRRGATQPLAKATPNRYAPVAGHFFFPLLRNYDRPQLTFDLLGGDHLVLGRLIHTLGLFMHLAVNAPIAAQMGRALLDFVWAVRYHADQMVRRGVLFAVCSVFLSMPSQNLLLDFSDQLFETRTWLADVAEGDPDADCRSLAIQSLVLLDKSLKKQLQDPQALSPES; from the exons atgGACTCACTCAACCCAAACACTGAGGTCCGTCTGAAGGTGGCCCAGTGTTTGCGGACACTCACCGCGTGCACCCATGACGAGGAcattgctgctgctcttcacacACTCCACTCTTACGTGGACGAGGGACCAGAGAGTTTTACCACCTCAGTGCAGCGGGCCGAGTTCAGGAGAGCTCACTACACCCGCGCCCTTCAGTGTCTCGTCAGCAACGTCCAGGCGGACTGGCTGCGCCGCCTCGCAGCGGCCCAGCGCATAGAGTTATGGGACGGCCTGTTTCTCCACGGCCCTCCGGAGCAGGCTCTGCTGGTGCTGATGGAGGGAATAGGATCGCTGAG ACCCAGCACGAATCTGGACCACCTGGTCAGCATCACCGAGAGGTTCCTCCAGAGCGGTCGCCTTGCCGATCTGCTGTGGTCCTACTGTCTCGAGACGGCTCCCTCGGATTCCCCCCAGCTCCGGGAGACTCTGCTGGGGCGTATAGTGGCACTGCCGGACCTCACCGCCAACAGGTTGCATCCCCACAACAAGCCCCTCTTTCTTCCTCGGCAGTACTACCCGCTACTTGCCTCAGAGATGCTCACTGCCCTGGAGCGAACCTGCCAGGCCCTCAAAG atggCTCAGACTGCTCCTTGACGTTTGTGGCTCAGACACTAGGAAAAGTGTGTATCCAGGGGCATAGTG ATGTGGTCCTGGCAGTCCTGGCTCCTCGGCTGTCTGcctgcacacactcagacatgGTGTGGCGGAGGGTTTGCTGGAAGCTGCTGGAGAACGTTCCACAGCGTTGGATAGAGAGCGTGCTCAATGGACTGGTGCAGGCCGTCAGTGG GCCTGATGCCTTCGGGCGGATTATTGGGAATCTTGTGTTAACGAATAAAAAGGCCCAGTTCGTCATCACTCATAAACTGCTGTTACTACACTATAAATATAAG acTCAAGTCTTGAGAATTGTTCTGGGTTACCttgcagcagacagagagcgaaGGCCACTTCTCATACAG gtgttACGGTCTGTGTCCCAGGCCTGGGCTAACCCCAGTGCAGTGAAACACACACCGCTTGAGCAGCAGTTGTACGTTACCAAGGCCTTACTGCTGAGTGTGAATCTGCTGACAGACTCTGAGCTACAGGAGCTACGCTCAG agctgctgcagtgtttgctGGGTGGCATGCAGAGCCACCTCGACAGCAATGTGGTGCAAATCAGGCGTGTGGGCATGGTGGTGGGAGAGTGCCTGAGCACTCGCATGGATATCAGTGGAACCAAGCTCAAATTTGAG TATGAACAGGACGAGGACACTCGGGAGCTGCTTTCTCTTATGACTCCGGCCGTCACCAGTGATGAACCTGTAAACGG AGATGATTCTCTTCAAGAGACGAGAGAAGTGACTCCTACTCCTCAGAAGGCAtcatctgaaaataaaacaggaccTCGGTCATCAAAAACTGATCCAGACTCTGACCTGGATAG TGATGATGAGCTGACTCCGTACGATATGTCTGGAGATCAGGAGATCAGTCAAGCATCGCCGCCTCGCTACCTACGAGACTGTCTGGAAA CTTTGATATCGTCCGAGGACCCGGCGCGTGTGGAGCTCAGTTTGAGAGTTGCCGAGAGCCTGGTGAGGAAGAACGCCTTTGCAACCAGAGAG ATCAGTGTCCAGCTGACCAAAGTGCTTCTTCACATGGAGGATAAATACAGCATAAATGGCTTCCTGAGCCTCAGACAGGCAACTATGGTGGCTCTCGCTGCCACGGACTGTATCCCT GTGACTCAGTATTTGACCACAGAGTTTTATTCCTTGAACTACAGTCTTCGCCAGCGACTGGATATCTTGGAG GTTCTTGCTCTGGCTGCTCAGGAGCTCTCCAAGCCAATCACTGAGAAGAGAGATCCCTCAGTAGGCACCGCTGCGAACACTGATTTGACTCTGTACCCTGGTGACAACCCTGTGCACTGGCGACAAGTAGTAGAGAAGCGGATTCAAAGCAACACCAAGCGCCTCCGTAGG GGTGCCACACAACCTCTCGCTAAGGCCACACCCAACCGTTATGCACCCGTAGCTGGACACTTCTTTTTTCCACTGCTCAGGAATTATGACAG GCCTcaactgacctttgacctgttgGGCGGTGACCACCTGGTATTGGGAAGATTGATCCACACCTTGGGCCTCTTCATGCATCTGGCAGTCAATGCACCG atagCTGCACAGATGGGTCGTGCTTTGCTCGACTTTGTTTGGGCAGTGCGTTACCATGCTGACCA GATGGTGAGACGAGGCGTCCTCTTCGCTGTCTGCTCCGTGTTTCTTAGCATGCCCAGTCAAAACCTGCTGCTGGACTTCAGTGATCAGCTGTTTGAGACCAGAACATGGCTGGCag